The region GCCAGAACGGCCGCCATCGCCCCACCGCCCTTGATCGTGGCGGCTTCGGCGGTGTCGGTTCCGGTCGCGGTCACGCCCGGGAACAGCTCGCCGGGCGTGGCGAGCAGGACGCCCGTCTCGCCGAGCGAGGGCAGCACGTCCTCGATGTAGCCGAGGAAGGCGGGGTTGGGGCCGACGATCAGCACGGCGCGGCGGGCCAGCAGTTCGCGGTGCGCGTAGAGCAGGTACGCGGCGCGGTGCAGCGCGACGACGGTCTTCCCGGTGCCGGGCCCGCCCTCCACGACGAGGACGCCGTGGTGCGGGGCACGGATGATCGCGTCCTGCTCCGCCTGGATGGTCTGCACGATGTCGTGCATCCGACCGGTGCGTGCCGCGTCCAGCGTCGACAGCAGTACGGCGTCCGCGTCGGTGCCCTCGTACCCGGTGCGTTCGGTGTCGGTCAGGTCGAGGATCTCGTCGTGCAGGGCGGTGACCCTTCCCCAAGCTCTCGACTCCGCTCCATCACGGGAGACCCCGACCCTCTCGGTCGTGAGGTGACGCCGGCGACGCAGGCCCATCGGGGTGTGCCCCGTGGCGAGGTAGAACGGGCGGGCGACGTCGGCCCGCCAGTCGAGCACCAGCGGGGTCCGGTCCGCGTCGTCGCGCCGGATACCGATGCGGCCGATGTGGTGGTCGCTGCCGTCCCGGAAGATCAGCCGGCCGAAGCACAGGCCGTTCTCCCCGGCGTCGAAAGCGGCCAGCAGTCCGGCGTGCTCGGCCACCAGTACATCCCGCTCCAGCCGTGCCTGGGCATTGTTCCCGCCCTGCGGAAGAGCCGCGTTCACCGCCGTCTCGGCTCCGGCCCGCAGTTCGGCGAGGCGTGCATAGAGCAGATCGATGAATTCCTGCTCCTGCCGCAATTCCTCGTTTGACAATTCAACTCCGCTCGGGTAAAGTTCGGTAATGAAGTTGGGCTTATTTCATGCAACTGATGAAGACACAGAAGCCCTCAATATACACAGAGAAATACCCCGGCCGTCAATTCGGACCGGGGTATTTCTCTGCCTGTCGCCGGAGCTTTACCGGAGCGTCAGCGGGCCGCTTCGGACCTTTCGGCGGAACGGGGCCGGGCGCACCGCGGCGATGCGGATCACCAGGTGTGGGCGACGTCCACGATCAGCTCCTGACCGGACTGGACCACCCGGAACGGAAGCCTGGCGCGCACGCCCAGACCGACCTGGGTCTGTCCCTCGAAACTCGCCCCGAACTTGGTGTCCTTGAACGTCGAGTAGCCGCTGATGTTCACCCCGGGAAGCGGCTTGCCGGCCGTTCCGCCATAGGTCTGCTTCCCGGTCGCCGGGTCGTGACTGGGCGCGGACACATAAATCTGCAGAATGGCGCCGCCCTTGACGGGTATCTGCTCGCCCGAGCCGTCCTGGTGGAACGCATCGACATAACCGACGTGGTAGCCGACCTTGCCGGTGGCGCCGCCGATGTCGAAGACCATGCGGTCGTAGCACGCGGTGTGGCTGGTCCTGATGTTCTTCAACGGCTCGATGTTCACGTCCGTCGCGGACTTGTCTGTACTGCCCCATGCGGTCGAGCAGGCCACGGGGGCCTTGCCCGCCGGGACGGTCGCGGCCCCGGCCGCTCCGGCCGCGCCCACCACCCCGGCGCCCGCCAGCACGAGCGCCGCGGCCACTGTCCCCCACCGTCGCATGTATGACCTCCAAAGAAGAGTGAAGAAAGGTGCGTGCGGTAGGACAGGCGGGGTTGCCGCGACGTTGTCCGGCGGCCGGCATTTGGCCGACGGCAGGGCCACGTTGTCGCGAAATGGGGGCTGCGGGCCGGGGGCATCGGCCGCGTGCCGTCAGTCGCCGACCACCTCGACGGCCACTCCCCTGCGCCGCAGTTCGGCGAGCTCCCCGGCCGGTGCGCCGCGGTCGGTGACGACCCGGTCGTAGCGGGCGATGTCGCTGTAGGCATGCGTGGCGGTCTTGCCGAACTTGGTGTGGTCGACCAGCAGCAGCGACCGCTGGGCGCAGTCGAGCATGGCCTCCTTGATCTCGGCGTAGTCGCGGATCGGGTGGAAGAGCCGGCCGCCGAGCACGGACACCGCGGACATCACCGCGACATC is a window of Streptomyces caniferus DNA encoding:
- a CDS encoding AMIN-like domain-containing (lipo)protein; protein product: MRRWGTVAAALVLAGAGVVGAAGAAGAATVPAGKAPVACSTAWGSTDKSATDVNIEPLKNIRTSHTACYDRMVFDIGGATGKVGYHVGYVDAFHQDGSGEQIPVKGGAILQIYVSAPSHDPATGKQTYGGTAGKPLPGVNISGYSTFKDTKFGASFEGQTQVGLGVRARLPFRVVQSGQELIVDVAHTW